The following proteins come from a genomic window of Synechococcus sp. BIOS-E4-1:
- a CDS encoding Fur family transcriptional regulator: MRLSRQRRMVLDLLWREASHLSARDIFEKLNQQGRRIGHTSVYQNLEALQSAGVIECLDRASGRLYGYRNDPHSHLTCLETGVIEDLDVKLPDELLREIERRTGFNIESYTLQLNGRPRIATGASSPVPLP; encoded by the coding sequence ATGCGACTCAGCCGACAGCGGCGAATGGTGCTCGACCTGCTGTGGCGAGAAGCCAGTCACCTCAGCGCCAGAGACATTTTTGAGAAACTCAACCAGCAAGGTCGGCGAATCGGCCATACCTCCGTTTATCAGAACCTTGAAGCACTTCAAAGTGCAGGTGTGATCGAGTGTCTCGATCGAGCCAGTGGTCGCCTGTACGGGTATCGCAATGATCCACACAGCCATCTCACCTGCCTGGAGACAGGTGTGATCGAAGACCTGGATGTGAAACTTCCAGACGAGCTTCTTAGAGAAATCGAACGCCGGACCGGATTCAACATCGAGTCGTACACCCTGCAGTTGAACGGTCGTCCAAGAATTGCCACTGGAGCATCCTCGCCAGTGCCGTTACCTTGA
- the hisA gene encoding 1-(5-phosphoribosyl)-5-[(5-phosphoribosylamino)methylideneamino]imidazole-4-carboxamide isomerase, with protein MQIIPAIDLLGGACVRLHQGDYDQVTRFSDDPVSQALSWQDQGARRLHLVDLDGARSGQPINDAAVRAITESLSIPVQLGGGVRSADRAEALLECGLERVILGTVALEQPELVVELANRHPGRIIVGIDARHGKVATRGWLENSDTEATELAARFSESAIAAIISTDISTDGTLAGPNLKALRQMAAASSVPVIASGGVGCMADLLALLALEPLGVEGVIVGRALYDGRIDLREALMGLGDGRLQDPSTGLLNDMA; from the coding sequence GGGGACTACGACCAGGTCACCCGCTTCAGCGATGATCCGGTGTCCCAGGCCTTGAGCTGGCAAGACCAAGGGGCTCGCCGTCTGCACCTCGTGGATCTCGATGGTGCCCGCAGCGGTCAGCCAATCAACGATGCTGCCGTTCGTGCCATCACCGAGTCGCTTTCGATCCCTGTTCAGCTCGGCGGCGGCGTGCGTTCGGCAGATCGCGCTGAAGCACTTCTGGAATGCGGTCTCGAACGCGTCATTCTTGGGACGGTCGCGTTGGAGCAACCGGAACTTGTTGTGGAACTGGCCAACCGCCACCCCGGCAGGATCATCGTTGGCATTGATGCCAGGCACGGCAAGGTCGCCACAAGGGGATGGCTGGAAAACAGCGATACGGAAGCCACTGAACTGGCCGCACGGTTCAGTGAATCTGCGATTGCAGCCATTATCAGCACCGACATCAGCACCGATGGAACCCTTGCGGGACCCAACCTCAAGGCCCTGAGGCAAATGGCGGCTGCCAGCTCCGTGCCTGTGATCGCTTCAGGCGGAGTGGGCTGCATGGCTGACTTGCTTGCCCTGTTGGCCCTTGAACCGCTGGGTGTTGAGGGGGTGATTGTTGGACGAGCCCTCTACGACGGCCGCATCGATCTGCGAGAGGCGCTCATGGGGCTTGGCGATGGACGACTTCAGGACCCATCAACAGGACTGTTGAACGACATGGCCTGA